One window of Pseudomonadota bacterium genomic DNA carries:
- a CDS encoding RNA polymerase subunit sigma yields MSANVPGLPELAAAVRAAARDPILVVTGAGVSLASGVPTFRGNDPGAVWKRDVTELGTHRFWVEDPAGSWAWYLSRFDRLRDARPNPGHLALAALERWQVAQGGGFLLVTQNIDTLHERAGSERLIKVHGTSDRYRCDREGCACGPPTGSVPAAEVDLEPFRAAPTLENVPRCPACGGPLRLHVLWFDEYYTQHADYRFEEVVRAARCEARLVIFVGTSFSVGVTALVLEGALARDVPVFNVDPNPCLDDDSIRNVVAPSEVALVAMCDDLSSPSTS; encoded by the coding sequence ATGTCGGCGAACGTCCCGGGATTGCCCGAGCTCGCCGCCGCCGTGCGCGCGGCCGCACGCGACCCGATCCTCGTGGTCACCGGCGCCGGGGTGAGCCTCGCGAGCGGCGTCCCCACCTTCCGCGGGAACGATCCTGGCGCCGTCTGGAAACGCGACGTGACCGAGCTCGGGACGCACCGGTTCTGGGTCGAGGACCCGGCCGGATCGTGGGCCTGGTACCTCTCGCGGTTCGACCGGCTGCGCGACGCGCGGCCGAACCCGGGCCACCTCGCGCTCGCGGCGCTCGAGCGGTGGCAGGTCGCGCAGGGCGGCGGCTTCCTGCTCGTGACCCAGAACATCGACACGCTGCACGAGCGGGCCGGCTCCGAGCGGCTCATCAAGGTCCACGGCACGAGCGACAGGTACCGCTGTGATCGCGAGGGGTGCGCGTGCGGCCCGCCGACGGGCAGCGTCCCTGCGGCCGAAGTCGATCTCGAGCCGTTCCGCGCGGCGCCGACTCTCGAGAACGTTCCGCGCTGCCCGGCCTGCGGCGGCCCGTTGCGCCTGCACGTCCTGTGGTTCGACGAGTACTACACGCAGCACGCGGACTACAGGTTCGAGGAGGTCGTGCGCGCGGCCCGGTGCGAGGCCCGGCTCGTGATCTTCGTCGGGACGTCGTTCTCGGTGGGCGTCACGGCGCTCGTGCTCGAGGGCGCGCTCGCTCGGGACGTGCCGGTGTTCAACGTCGATCCGAACCCCTGCCTGGACGACGATTCGATCCGCAACGTCGTGGCACCGTCCGAGGTCGCGCTCGTGGCGATGTGCGATGATCTGAGCTCCCCGTCAACCTCGTAG
- a CDS encoding polymer-forming cytoskeletal protein — MTEAHVETGSLLGKDSEFNGKLTFLGTVRIEGRFDGEVLAEGTLVVAAGGCVRGRIEVGTLIVTGGLVEAQVVAHHAVELAPPGQLVGDVVTPAFHIERGAVFRGRSLMPEAPDAAKP, encoded by the coding sequence ATGACCGAAGCCCATGTGGAGACCGGGTCCCTCCTCGGGAAGGACAGCGAGTTCAACGGGAAGCTCACCTTCCTCGGCACCGTGCGGATCGAGGGGCGTTTCGACGGCGAGGTGCTCGCCGAGGGGACGCTCGTCGTCGCGGCCGGCGGCTGCGTGCGCGGGCGCATCGAGGTTGGCACCCTCATCGTCACCGGCGGCCTGGTCGAGGCCCAGGTCGTGGCGCACCACGCGGTCGAGCTGGCGCCGCCGGGCCAGCTCGTCGGTGACGTCGTCACGCCCGCGTTCCACATCGAGCGCGGCGCCGTCTTCCGAGGCCGCTCCCTCATGCCCGAAGCCCCGGACGCGGCGAAGCCCTGA
- the deoC gene encoding deoxyribose-phosphate aldolase, which yields MSAKDTPIASKKITAAHAEAVAALAGLGAPRSSPGRPAEPSSMAGRIEHTLLASSATEEDVRRVCREAERHELRAVCCLPRDVAACRRRLDGTAVLVVTVLDFPLAGGGAAEDECRRAVEAGADEVDMVVDLRALRSGRLVVAARGVRRVVKAARGRPVKVILETGLLTPEQIAAGAAVVEIGGAAFAKTSTGYGPRGANVEDIRILRAVLGDRLGIKASGGIRDSKAAEAMVAAGADLIGTSNGPACAG from the coding sequence ATGAGCGCAAAGGATACACCGATCGCGTCGAAAAAGATCACCGCTGCGCACGCCGAGGCCGTCGCCGCGCTCGCCGGGCTGGGCGCGCCGAGGTCGTCGCCCGGACGGCCCGCGGAACCTTCATCCATGGCGGGACGCATCGAGCACACGCTCCTCGCGAGCTCCGCGACGGAGGAGGACGTCCGCCGCGTGTGCCGGGAGGCGGAGCGGCACGAGCTCCGCGCCGTGTGCTGCCTGCCGCGGGACGTCGCCGCGTGCCGACGGCGCCTCGACGGCACCGCGGTGCTCGTCGTGACGGTCCTCGACTTCCCGCTCGCGGGCGGCGGCGCGGCCGAGGACGAGTGCCGGCGCGCGGTGGAGGCGGGCGCGGACGAGGTCGACATGGTCGTCGATCTCCGCGCGCTGCGATCCGGCCGCCTCGTCGTGGCGGCGCGCGGGGTGCGGCGCGTGGTCAAGGCGGCGCGCGGGCGACCGGTCAAGGTGATCCTGGAGACCGGGCTGCTCACGCCGGAGCAGATCGCGGCCGGCGCGGCGGTCGTCGAGATCGGCGGCGCGGCGTTCGCGAAGACCTCGACCGGGTACGGGCCGCGCGGCGCGAACGTCGAGGACATCCGCATCCTGCGCGCCGTGCTCGGCGACAGGCTCGGCATCAAGGCGTCCGGCGGCATTCGGGATAGCAAAGCGGCCGAGGCGATGGTTGCCGCGGGCGCGGATCTCATCGGCACGTCGAACGGCCCGGCCTGCGCCGGGTAG
- a CDS encoding TlpA family protein disulfide reductase, whose protein sequence is MMRLSTCAFVAALIIGGCGAPTSSAGSGAARPAASVGDFTLDGIDGKPYSLSDYVGRDVVLVAFWATWCEPCKRKTVQHQELYDKYGAQGFVVLAVSMDEPETQGQVRLFARQRELTFPVLLDTESQAVQLLNPRRTAPFTVLFGRDGRIAWEHEGWVSGDEKTLEDEVVKALAAK, encoded by the coding sequence ATGATGCGTCTTTCGACCTGCGCGTTCGTCGCGGCGTTGATCATCGGAGGGTGCGGCGCCCCTACGTCGTCCGCGGGCAGCGGCGCGGCTCGTCCGGCGGCGTCGGTCGGCGACTTCACGCTGGACGGGATCGACGGCAAGCCGTACTCGCTGTCCGACTACGTCGGCCGTGACGTCGTGCTCGTCGCGTTCTGGGCTACGTGGTGCGAGCCATGCAAGCGCAAGACCGTGCAACACCAGGAGCTGTACGACAAATACGGCGCACAGGGATTCGTCGTGCTCGCCGTCTCGATGGACGAGCCCGAGACGCAAGGACAGGTCCGCCTGTTCGCGCGGCAGCGGGAGCTCACGTTCCCGGTGCTGCTCGACACCGAGTCGCAGGCGGTCCAGCTGCTCAACCCGAGGCGGACCGCGCCGTTCACCGTGCTCTTCGGGCGCGACGGCCGGATCGCGTGGGAGCACGAGGGGTGGGTGTCAGGGGACGAGAAGACGCTCGAAGACGAAGTGGTCAAGGCGCTAGCGGCGAAGTGA
- a CDS encoding YkgJ family cysteine cluster protein, with the protein MQLYRKVQAVERVFRALSRDVAAFQKAAGVSCIRGCGACCTPDRIEASTLELLPLAYHLHRQNCAVELLESLSSRDAGKTCVFLDPAEDAAAPGRCTVYADRGLICRLFGFSGIVDRNGRTHYAACRVIKEHDKDRFLAVEDAVGEGLISIPVGPDYRMVLNAVDPSLMAYHPINVAIRKAVEAVLGYYSYRRGR; encoded by the coding sequence ATGCAGCTCTATCGCAAAGTCCAAGCGGTCGAGAGGGTGTTTCGGGCGCTCAGTCGCGACGTGGCGGCGTTCCAGAAGGCCGCCGGGGTCTCGTGCATCCGCGGCTGCGGCGCCTGCTGCACGCCAGACCGGATCGAGGCGTCGACGCTCGAGCTCCTCCCGCTCGCGTACCACCTGCACCGGCAGAACTGCGCGGTGGAGCTCCTCGAGTCCCTGTCCTCGCGGGATGCGGGGAAAACCTGTGTCTTCCTCGATCCGGCCGAGGACGCCGCCGCTCCCGGAAGATGCACGGTCTACGCCGACCGCGGCCTCATCTGCCGGCTCTTCGGGTTCTCCGGGATCGTGGATCGCAACGGAAGGACCCATTACGCCGCCTGCCGCGTCATCAAGGAGCACGACAAGGATCGCTTTCTCGCCGTCGAGGACGCCGTGGGGGAAGGTCTGATCTCTATCCCCGTGGGGCCCGACTACCGCATGGTGTTGAACGCCGTGGACCCGAGCCTCATGGCCTACCATCCCATCAACGTCGCCATCAGGAAGGCCGTCGAGGCGGTGCTCGGCTACTACTCCTACAGGCGGGGGCGTTGA
- a CDS encoding GGDEF domain-containing protein: MESSEKRKPRPTAEMTLQLDRESAAEIARPCSERRAAFVVIGGLDVGDTILLADNRATVIGRDTECDGVIRDDGISRRHARVGREPSGAFVIEDLGSTNGVFVDGARVDRHRLAEGDKVLLGKRTILKFVMQDKLDLVFQLKMYESAVRDALTGAFNRRHFDERLAAELSFAKRHGVSVTLAVIDLDHFKKVNDSWGHQAGDQVLQSVARTIMEMLRHEDVFARYGGEEFTVFARGITAVGGLALGERLRAEVEGLVIRAQGDARIPVTISVGVCTAPGGCDVAAADLVRQADVNLYAAKAAGRNRVVATELRIG, from the coding sequence ATGGAGTCGAGTGAAAAGCGCAAGCCGCGCCCCACGGCCGAGATGACGTTGCAGCTCGATCGCGAATCGGCGGCCGAGATCGCGCGCCCCTGCTCCGAGCGCCGGGCGGCGTTCGTCGTCATCGGCGGGCTGGACGTCGGCGACACGATCCTCCTCGCCGACAACCGGGCGACCGTGATCGGCAGGGACACCGAGTGCGACGGCGTCATCCGCGACGACGGCATCTCGCGGCGCCACGCGCGCGTCGGCAGGGAGCCGTCCGGCGCGTTCGTCATCGAGGACCTCGGAAGCACGAACGGCGTGTTCGTCGACGGGGCGCGGGTCGATCGGCACAGGCTCGCCGAGGGCGACAAGGTGCTGCTCGGCAAGCGCACGATCCTCAAGTTCGTGATGCAGGACAAGCTCGACCTCGTGTTCCAGCTCAAGATGTACGAGTCCGCGGTGCGCGACGCGCTCACCGGCGCGTTCAACAGGAGGCACTTCGACGAGCGGCTCGCGGCGGAGCTGTCGTTCGCCAAGCGCCACGGCGTGTCCGTGACGCTCGCCGTCATCGATCTCGACCACTTCAAGAAGGTGAACGACTCGTGGGGCCACCAGGCCGGCGACCAGGTGCTGCAGTCCGTCGCGCGGACGATCATGGAGATGCTGCGCCACGAGGACGTCTTCGCGCGGTACGGCGGCGAGGAGTTCACGGTCTTCGCGCGCGGCATCACGGCGGTGGGCGGCCTCGCGCTCGGCGAGCGGCTGCGGGCGGAGGTCGAGGGCCTTGTGATCCGCGCCCAGGGGGACGCGCGGATCCCGGTGACGATCAGCGTCGGGGTCTGCACCGCGCCGGGCGGGTGCGACGTGGCCGCGGCCGATCTCGTCCGGCAGGCGGACGTGAACCTGTACGCGGCCAAGGCGGCGGGCCGGAACCGCGTGGTGGCGACCGAGCTGCGGATCGGTTAG
- a CDS encoding DUF6029 family protein, whose translation MASLLAALAILALAGVAEAQSSTTVHGTETLVIDYVGDNGPANEAVYGDDDEFWAFRDVFDLGLVAPGVETGLRFDAALFARPPAPVDPERFVWGEGASGYTLLNYEDDFRLERIYGTAKLGELRLTAGDFYVSFGRGMILSLVKLDDLGVDNALRGGRVEYAPGDRLKLTLVGGVVNSVNVDVITHAVRPDDPLDRIAGARVELRAAEPLMVGLHGVVMRPRFTDEADIAPERLYVDQAPGVAVESGGGFAELSSGAFYAYVEIDAQRHERTRQRYEAPDWESDRVSEPGQALFGELSYAFKAVGLKGEGFYYRRWVMEGPPLGPVNEYTLARPMAYSQLVTFEPRWLPNRSLGNEAGGRLTADTLIARSDTQITASAAALGYLGAWTRQGDWSDHADVFVAHPRIELRQGFPGTKLWISANGGYREELDTGRRDDTGSLWHVGVETLVPLSGPHGIDAAGELRRHELYVTEGPRPYWVATASLRYDWASRFSVGAMYEYSDQSPGERASISGWELPLPRQHYLMGVVSGQAKIPGGTLVLRLYGGSQRGGVKCTGGVCREYPDSVGVRLEATYRF comes from the coding sequence ATGGCGAGCCTCCTTGCGGCGCTCGCGATCCTGGCGCTCGCCGGGGTGGCCGAGGCGCAGTCGTCCACGACCGTCCACGGCACCGAGACGCTCGTCATCGACTACGTGGGCGACAACGGGCCGGCGAACGAGGCGGTTTACGGGGACGACGACGAGTTCTGGGCGTTCCGCGACGTGTTCGACCTCGGGCTCGTCGCTCCGGGCGTCGAGACCGGGCTCCGATTCGACGCGGCGCTGTTCGCACGCCCGCCGGCGCCGGTCGATCCGGAAAGGTTCGTGTGGGGCGAGGGCGCGAGCGGCTACACGCTGCTGAACTACGAGGACGACTTCCGCCTGGAGCGCATCTACGGCACGGCGAAGCTCGGCGAACTCAGGCTCACGGCGGGCGACTTCTACGTGAGCTTCGGCCGCGGCATGATCCTGTCGCTCGTGAAGCTCGACGACCTCGGCGTGGACAACGCGCTGCGCGGCGGGCGGGTGGAGTACGCGCCCGGCGACCGGCTGAAGCTCACGCTCGTGGGCGGCGTCGTCAACTCGGTCAATGTGGACGTGATCACGCACGCCGTGCGCCCCGACGACCCGCTGGACCGCATCGCAGGTGCGCGTGTCGAGCTGCGCGCGGCCGAGCCGCTGATGGTCGGCCTGCACGGCGTCGTGATGCGCCCGAGGTTCACCGACGAGGCCGACATCGCACCGGAGCGCCTGTACGTCGACCAGGCGCCGGGGGTCGCGGTGGAGAGCGGCGGCGGGTTCGCGGAGCTCAGCTCGGGCGCGTTCTACGCTTACGTCGAGATCGACGCGCAGCGGCACGAGAGGACGCGGCAGCGATACGAGGCCCCGGACTGGGAGTCGGACCGCGTCTCGGAGCCCGGGCAGGCGCTCTTCGGCGAGCTCTCGTACGCCTTCAAGGCCGTCGGGCTCAAGGGGGAAGGGTTCTACTACCGCAGGTGGGTCATGGAGGGGCCGCCGCTCGGACCGGTGAACGAGTACACGCTGGCCAGGCCCATGGCGTACTCCCAGCTCGTGACGTTCGAGCCGCGCTGGCTGCCGAACCGCTCCCTCGGCAACGAGGCGGGCGGGCGGCTCACGGCCGACACGTTGATCGCGCGCAGCGACACGCAGATCACGGCGAGCGCCGCGGCGCTCGGCTACCTGGGCGCGTGGACGCGGCAGGGGGACTGGAGCGACCACGCCGACGTGTTCGTCGCGCACCCGAGGATCGAGCTCCGCCAGGGTTTCCCGGGCACGAAGCTCTGGATCTCCGCGAACGGTGGCTACCGGGAGGAGTTGGACACCGGGCGGCGCGACGACACGGGGAGCCTCTGGCATGTCGGAGTCGAGACGCTCGTGCCCCTGTCCGGCCCGCACGGCATAGACGCGGCCGGCGAGCTGCGGCGGCACGAGCTCTACGTCACCGAGGGCCCGCGCCCGTACTGGGTGGCGACCGCGAGCCTGCGCTACGACTGGGCGAGCCGCTTCTCGGTCGGGGCGATGTACGAGTACAGCGATCAGTCGCCCGGGGAGCGGGCGTCGATCAGCGGGTGGGAGTTGCCGTTGCCGCGGCAGCACTACCTCATGGGCGTCGTCAGCGGGCAGGCGAAGATCCCCGGGGGCACCCTGGTGCTCCGTCTCTACGGGGGCTCGCAGCGCGGCGGCGTCAAGTGCACGGGCGGCGTGTGCCGCGAGTATCCGGATTCGGTTGGGGTGCGGTTGGAGGCGACGTACCGCTTCTAG